A stretch of DNA from Cryptosporangium aurantiacum:
CGGTGGCCGAACAGGTCGACGCCGGGCAGAGCTTCATCTGCGTGAACACCGACTCGGTCGCCGACGAGGAGGTCAAGTACACGCTCGACGGCGACGGCTACGTCAAGGACCTGTCGAAGCAGGTTCGCGACGGCGCGCTCGGCGAGGCGGTCGGCATCAATTACGTGGCCGACGCCGACAAGGCGACGCTGATCACGCACCTCGATGCCTGCGACGACCAGGATTATTTCGAGCGTGGCGTGGAGACCGCGATCGCCGATACCGGCAGTAGGTTCCGGGCTGTGGACATTTCCCGCTTCGGTGTAGTTGAGGTCGACTTCGACGCAGACCTTGCACGAGCGAACGAACTGGACGTCGAGGCTCGATGACCCTGCCGACCGTGACCCCGACCACCCCCCAGTCGTCCGGCAAGCCCACCGCCGCCGATTTCCTCGCCCGTCACCGCGGTGGTGGGCTGTTCACCGAGACCGTGAACCAGCGGATCGGCTCGTACCTGGCCGTCGTCGCGCACCGCCTCCGCCTGGCGCCGTCCGCGTTGACGCTGATCAACCTCGTCCTGGGGCTCGGAGCCTCCGCAGCTGTCGCGGCCCTCGCCCCGGCAGCTGCCCGCGGCGACGTCTCCGAGTGGGCACTGGGCCTCGGCGCACTGCTCGTCTGGCACCTCGCCTACAGCCTCGACTGCTCCGACGGACAGTTGGCCCGCGTCACCGGCATGGCCGGACCGGCCGGCGCTCGGGTCGACATTCTCTGCGACGTCGCCGTGCAGATCTCGCTGGTGGCCGCGATCTCGGCGACCGCTGTCGCGCACTCGTCCGGCACGCCGGCCTGGCTCGTCGCGGTGTTCGCCGGTACCTGGATGGTCAACCTGGTCACGTCGGTGATGGCGTCGACGAACACGGCCGCCGCGAGCCTGTTGAAGTCGACGTCGCTGCCGATCCGCATCGTCAAGCTGATCCGGGACTACGGTGCGGTGGTGACCGCATGCGGTCTGGTGATCGCGTTCCTACCCGGTTGGACGCCGCTGCTGATGGCCGTCGTCGCCACGGTGAACGGGTTGTTCCTGCTCGCGAGCATCGGCCAGTCCGCACGCAAGGCGGGCTTGGTGGCACCACCGCACCACGCCGAGCCGTGAGCACGCACGAATAACCTGACGCCGTGAAGAAGCTGCGGGGGAATACCGCCAACGCCGCCGGCCTCGCCGACCAACTGGTCAGCGCCGGGGCGAACGCCGCGACGGGTCTGCTCGTCCTGCCGTTCCTCGCCCCCGCCGAGGCCGGTGCGGTGCTGTTCGCGATCGGCGTCGGCTACTTCGCGATCGGGATCGCCCGTGCGCTGGTCGGCGACGTGTTACTCACGTACTCCGCCCGCTACGGCGACGCCGAGCGAGCCCGGCAGGCCACCAGTGCCACGAAGACCGCGGGCGCTCTGGGGCTGATCACCGCCCTGATAGTGGTCGCCGCCTGGGCCACCGGCCCCGACTTCCTCAGCGAGCTGATCTGGCTGGCGCCGTTCCTGCCGTTCGTCCTGGTGCACGACGCCGGGCGGTACGTGTTCCTCGCCGCGCGCCGGCCGCAGCGTGCGCTGATCTCCGATCTGACCTACATCGCCGTCCAGGGCGTCCTGCTGACCGCGCTGCTCGTCGCCGGGTTCCGCGACGGGGCGGTGTTTCTCTGCGCCTGGGGCGTCGGTGGCGTCGCCGGGGCGTTGTCGTTCCTGATCCGCGCGCGGATCAACGTCGTTGATCTACGGCGGGGCGACCTGCGCGACTGGGTCAGGGAGACCAGGCACCTCTCGGGCTGGCTGACGCTCACCGCGCTGCTCGGCCAGGCTCAGGTGCAGTTCGTCTACACGCTCGTGACCGGCCTGTTGACGCCCGCTGCGCTGTCGATACTGCGTGCCGCGCAGTACGGGCTGCTGATGCCCGCGCAGAACCTCCAGATGGCGGTCTCCAGCCTGCTGGTGCCCCGGATGTCGCGGCTTGCCGGTGCGGGCGACCGAGCCGGGATCGCCCGGCTGCTGCGCCGGGCGCTGACCGCAACCGCGCTGTGCGGCCTCGTGCCGGTCGCGCTGTCGCCGCTGGCCGGGCCTCTCCTGGACGCGATCCTGCCGAAGTACGCCCAGGCGGCGACGATCGCGTTGCCGGTGGCGATCCAGGCCGCGATCTACCTCGTCCAGGTGCCGTTCACCGCGGCGCTGCGCGGGATGCAGCGCGTCCGCAGCCTGTTCGTGCAGTACGTCGTGTTCTTCGTGACCCAGGTGGCGTGCCTGATCGGCGGCACGCTCGCGTTCGACCTGCGCGGCGCTGCCTGGGGCATGATGGCGGGCTCCGCGGTCGGCCTGGTCACGATGGTGATCCTGTACCGGAGAGCGCTGGCGAAGCTAGAACCCGCCGAGCCGGACCCCGGCCCGAAAGAAACCGACCCGCCTCCCGGAGCAGCCACGACGACCGAAACCGTGGCCGACGAGAACGCTGGGCCGACGCCCGTACGATGAGCCGCAGACTGCCCGAGCCCTCGATCAGAATGGATTCGCAGTGACCGATCCGACCCTTCCCACCGCCACCGGCACGCCCTCCGAGTCGGAGCGGCGGGTGGCCTTCGTGACCGGTATCACCGGGCAGGACGGGTCGTACCTGGCCGAATTGCTGCTCGCCAAGGGCTACGAGGTGCACGGCATCATCCGCCGGGCGTCGATGTTCAACACCGAGCGGCTGGACGCCATCTACCAGGACCCGCACGAGGCCCACCGGCGCCTGTTCCTGCACTACGGCGACGTCACCGACGCCAGTGGCCTGGTCAACGCGATCCGCGACATCCGGCCGACGGAGGTCTACCACCTGGCCGCGCAGAGCCACGTGCGGGTGAGCTTCGACATCCCGGAGTACACCGGCGACACCACGGGCCTGGGCACGGTCCGGTTGCTCGAGGCGATCCGGGCGGCCAAGGTCGAGACGCGGTTCTACCAGGCGTCCACGTCCGAGCTGTACGGGGCGACGCCGCCGCCGCAGGACGAGCAGACGCCGTTCCACCCGCGGAGCCCGTACGGCGTCGCGAAGATGTACTCGTACTGGATGACCGTGAACTACCGGGAGTCCTACGGTCTGCACGCATCGAACGGCATCCTGTTCAACCACGAGTCCCCGCGGCGCGGCGAGACGTTCGTGACCCGCAAGATCACGCGTGCGGTGGCGCGGATCGCGGCCGGGCTGCAGGAGGACCTGTTCCTCGGCAATCTCGACGCGGTGCGCGACTGGGGTTACGCGCCGGAGTACGTCGAGGGCATGTGGCGGATCCTGCAGCAGGACGAGCCGGACGACTACGTGCTGGCGACCGGCGTCCCCGCGACCGTGCGGGACTTCGTCACCGCGGCGTTCAGCCACGTCGGGCTCGACTGGGAGAAGTACGTCAAGCACGACTCCCGCTACGAGCGGCCGGCCGAGGTCGACGCGCTGATCGGCGACCCGGGGAAGGCCGAGCGGCAGCTGGGGTGGAAGGCGACCACGGACTGGCGTCGGCTGGCGCAGATCATGGTCGACGCGGACATCCAGCAGCTCGACGATCAGCTGTCCGGCCGGTCCATCCGTCTCGACGACCGGTAACCCGGCCACATACACGGCGAAGGCCGCGCCCCGCCGGGGGCGCGGCCCGTGTGCCGTTCAGCGCGTGAACGAATCCGCGGCAGGCTCCCGCGGCGCGACCGCGGGAGCTGGTGCCCCCGCTGCTGGCGCCCCCGGCGGCCCGGCCGGCGACGGCACCGGCGGTGTAGCGCCATCGGACGGCACCGTGGGCCCTCGTTTGGCCGCCTGCGCGGCGGGCCCCAGCACGATCCAGGCCTCGGCCGCGAGCAGGAAGATCCAGAACGTCCCGCCGACGCCGCCGAGCAACCAGTCCGCCCACGGGATCGTCGCCAGCGACGCCACCACCGCGATCGTGAACCACGCGGGGACGCCACGGCGCAATGCACGCCACAGCAGCAGCCCGAGCCCGAACAGGAACGCGATACATCCGAGGATGCCCGCCCGGCGCAGCGCGCCGATCGCCGAGTTGTCGGTGGTCAGCTCCGGCCGCTCGCCGACCACGCCGGTGTCCTCCCGGACCACCGCACCCCGTGGATCGGAGTTGTTGCCGAACAGCTTCGCGACGATCGCGTCGGCCTCGAACTCGTCGATCACCTGCTTCCAGGTGTCGACGCGGCCGCTCGTGATGTCGGCCGTCTCGTTCTCGGTGGCGGGCGTCGTCCCCGGGTCCTGGTAGCGGCTCTGGAACAGCGAGGACACCCCGCCCATCCCGATGAACACCATGCCGACCAGGACGAACGGCAGGACGGCCGCCAGCACCGCCCGGCGCACCGAGGGGTAGTGGGGCAGCCCGTCGTCCGGAACCACGGCGCCACGACGCGCCCACCACTGCTTCCGGGCCACGACCAGCAGATGGACACCCGCCGCGCAGGCCAGGAACAGCCACGCGGTGCGGGAGTTCGTCAGCAGGATGACCAGCCCGGTCAGCCCCAGCGCAGCACCGCGCTGCCAGCGGGCGAACGACCGGTCGGGCGCGATCCGCAACGAGATCAGCACGCCGATCAGCGCCAGCGAGTTCGGGTGGTACAGCAGGCCGGGGCCACCCCAGAAGCGGCCGGTCATGCGTGCGCCCCAGGCTCCCTCCGGCACCGCGTGAACGTCGTCCAGGATGTTGCCGGAACCGACCAGGAACAGCGCAGCGATCGCGAACAGGAACGCGGTGACGACGCCGATCGACGGGTCGCGGCCGGTGCGGCGCAGCGCGACGATGATGCCGAGCGCGGCCACCGCCGAGACGCCGAAGTACGCGACCCGCTGGCCGCCCACCGTCCAGCTCGCGGTCAGGATCGCCGAGATGATGCCGAGCGGCCAGTACGCCAGCCCGAGCCACGCGGCGCCGAGCCGCGGCAGCCGGATCGCGTCCCGGAACCAGGGGAACGTCCAGAGCAGCAGGAGCAGGGCGCCGAGCGCGTAGACCGACCACGTCACCGCGCGGGTCGTGGTCCACGTCCACGACATGATCCCGCAGAACACCACGAACCCGCCGACGGCGAGGCCCGACCAGGTGACGCCCCGCAGCGAGAGCGCGAAGCCGGCCACGGCCACCGCCAGTGCGGCACCGATCGCGGCCCGCGTCCCGTTGGCGGCATTCTCGGCGACGGCCTCCACCAACCAGGCGATCACCACGACGACCGCGCCGATCAGGACGAAGCGGCGGTGCCGCGCCGTCCACCGATCAGGGTCGAGGAAAGGCCCACCGGACCCAAGACGCTGGGCAAGGGGGCTGACGCGCTCTTCGATCGCCACGGCTGTGCTGAGTCCTCCGGTCGCTGTACGCAGCGTCGCTGCCTTCTGCTCCCCTGGGCGGCTGCGCTGTTGCCCCGCAGCGCTCCCGCACAGTGGACTCGACACCCGTACTGCCCCGGCGTGCAGCCGCGCCGCAGCGCGCCGGTCGGCAGCTGGGCACCGATTCCGCTGATTCTCGCATTGGTTCATGTGAGCCACGGACGGTACTCGCCAGCTACACGCCGTCTATCTCGTGGACTCCCAAAGTAACAACGGAGTTTGCTTCCTCAGCGTTTCACCGTACGGGCCGCGATCAGCTCCTCGTACACGCCGAGCAGCGCCGCGGTCGTCACGGTCGTGGAGAACTTCTGCTCGTACCGATGGCGAGCCACCGTAGCGAGGCCCGGCGCCTCGGCCACCACCCGCGGCAGCACCGCGGCGAGCGCATCCACCTCCGGCGGCACGGTCCAGCCCGCCGCCGCGGAGCCCGAACCCACGAGGAACGGCAACCCACCCATCGCCGTGGCCAGCACCGGCCGCCCGTTCGCCAGCGCCTCCACCACGACCATCGGACAGACCTCGTCCCACGTCGACGGCGTCACCAACGCGGCTGACGAACGCATCGCGTCCTGCACCTCGTCGTGCGTGCGTCGTCCGAGCAGCTCGATGTCGGCCCGCCCGGCCGCTGCGGCGGTGACCGACGACAACAACGGCCCGTCGCCGATCAGCCGCAGCGTGCCCAGCGACCCCTCGGGGTGCCGCTGCCAGGCGTCCAACAGGAGGTTGAGGCCTTTTTCGGCGGAGAACCGGCCCACGAACAGCAACCCGTTCCCGGGTTGCGAGTGCGTGCCCGGGTCGGGCACGCCGTTGGGTT
This window harbors:
- a CDS encoding NTP transferase domain-containing protein; protein product: MAPQVVILAAGLGTRLGRPHPKTLTPLRDGKSILRHQLDRIDAAFGGEARVTIVVGFKMDLVMEAAPDALFVYNEVYDQTNTSKSLLKALKLSAPGGVLWLNGDVVFVDGLLEAVAEQVDAGQSFICVNTDSVADEEVKYTLDGDGYVKDLSKQVRDGALGEAVGINYVADADKATLITHLDACDDQDYFERGVETAIADTGSRFRAVDISRFGVVEVDFDADLARANELDVEAR
- a CDS encoding CDP-alcohol phosphatidyltransferase family protein, which translates into the protein MTLPTVTPTTPQSSGKPTAADFLARHRGGGLFTETVNQRIGSYLAVVAHRLRLAPSALTLINLVLGLGASAAVAALAPAAARGDVSEWALGLGALLVWHLAYSLDCSDGQLARVTGMAGPAGARVDILCDVAVQISLVAAISATAVAHSSGTPAWLVAVFAGTWMVNLVTSVMASTNTAAASLLKSTSLPIRIVKLIRDYGAVVTACGLVIAFLPGWTPLLMAVVATVNGLFLLASIGQSARKAGLVAPPHHAEP
- the gmd gene encoding GDP-mannose 4,6-dehydratase, with the translated sequence MTDPTLPTATGTPSESERRVAFVTGITGQDGSYLAELLLAKGYEVHGIIRRASMFNTERLDAIYQDPHEAHRRLFLHYGDVTDASGLVNAIRDIRPTEVYHLAAQSHVRVSFDIPEYTGDTTGLGTVRLLEAIRAAKVETRFYQASTSELYGATPPPQDEQTPFHPRSPYGVAKMYSYWMTVNYRESYGLHASNGILFNHESPRRGETFVTRKITRAVARIAAGLQEDLFLGNLDAVRDWGYAPEYVEGMWRILQQDEPDDYVLATGVPATVRDFVTAAFSHVGLDWEKYVKHDSRYERPAEVDALIGDPGKAERQLGWKATTDWRRLAQIMVDADIQQLDDQLSGRSIRLDDR
- a CDS encoding O-antigen ligase family protein, translating into MAIEERVSPLAQRLGSGGPFLDPDRWTARHRRFVLIGAVVVVIAWLVEAVAENAANGTRAAIGAALAVAVAGFALSLRGVTWSGLAVGGFVVFCGIMSWTWTTTRAVTWSVYALGALLLLLWTFPWFRDAIRLPRLGAAWLGLAYWPLGIISAILTASWTVGGQRVAYFGVSAVAALGIIVALRRTGRDPSIGVVTAFLFAIAALFLVGSGNILDDVHAVPEGAWGARMTGRFWGGPGLLYHPNSLALIGVLISLRIAPDRSFARWQRGAALGLTGLVILLTNSRTAWLFLACAAGVHLLVVARKQWWARRGAVVPDDGLPHYPSVRRAVLAAVLPFVLVGMVFIGMGGVSSLFQSRYQDPGTTPATENETADITSGRVDTWKQVIDEFEADAIVAKLFGNNSDPRGAVVREDTGVVGERPELTTDNSAIGALRRAGILGCIAFLFGLGLLLWRALRRGVPAWFTIAVVASLATIPWADWLLGGVGGTFWIFLLAAEAWIVLGPAAQAAKRGPTVPSDGATPPVPSPAGPPGAPAAGAPAPAVAPREPAADSFTR